The following coding sequences lie in one Fimbriimonadaceae bacterium genomic window:
- a CDS encoding peptidylprolyl isomerase: MKAIAIATGMLFSVMATAQTVDLNQVVVTVNGEKVLANEYFRRMEYLQVNQSLGDMAVRFTPGFLTIEQLVTERLTMQLAKQKGCFPSDAELQTEYKDATTSNPDLEKNWLRTGRTKEELMAQMRYEMSQFKLQTFGINITDQEVEDFYKKNPTMFTIPKRARLRMIVCSDINLRAKIDSELKAGKKFEDLATQYSEDVTKSVGGDIGWQAFGALSGPVRAELEAIKAGQATNWIAGKSSSVKFFLVEVKQQELQAYDADTKRLLRRRIMLDRGINKNNLAEEMKAFRAKAKIEITNPVFAEQYKGLLDSMMSGG; the protein is encoded by the coding sequence GTGAAAGCGATCGCAATTGCAACGGGCATGCTGTTTTCCGTTATGGCAACAGCGCAGACGGTTGACCTGAACCAGGTCGTCGTCACGGTGAACGGCGAGAAAGTTCTTGCGAATGAATATTTCCGGCGCATGGAGTACCTCCAAGTGAACCAAAGCCTGGGCGACATGGCGGTTCGGTTTACTCCCGGATTTCTCACGATCGAACAGCTTGTGACTGAGCGACTCACTATGCAGCTCGCCAAGCAAAAAGGCTGCTTCCCGAGCGATGCGGAGCTTCAGACCGAATACAAAGACGCCACAACGTCGAATCCCGATCTGGAGAAAAACTGGCTGCGAACGGGGCGGACGAAGGAAGAGCTCATGGCGCAGATGCGCTACGAGATGAGCCAGTTCAAGCTTCAAACATTTGGTATCAACATCACCGACCAAGAGGTCGAGGACTTCTACAAAAAGAACCCGACGATGTTCACGATCCCTAAGCGTGCGCGCCTTCGAATGATCGTTTGTTCCGATATCAACCTTCGCGCTAAGATCGATTCTGAGCTTAAAGCAGGGAAGAAGTTTGAGGATTTGGCGACGCAGTACAGCGAAGACGTCACCAAGAGCGTTGGCGGCGATATTGGCTGGCAGGCTTTTGGGGCGCTGTCGGGCCCTGTACGTGCTGAGCTTGAAGCGATTAAGGCAGGTCAGGCCACAAACTGGATTGCTGGGAAGTCGTCTTCTGTGAAATTCTTCCTCGTTGAAGTCAAGCAACAGGAGCTTCAAGCTTACGATGCCGACACCAAGAGGCTGCTTCGCCGAAGGATCATGCTTGATCGTGGAATCAACAAGAATAACCTCGCTGAGGAGATGAAGGCTTTCCGTGCAAAGGCGAAGATCGAGATCACGAACCCCGTCTTTGCCGAGCAGTACAAGGGTCTGCTTGACAGCATGATGAGCGGTGGATAA
- a CDS encoding RNA polymerase sigma factor translates to MDAEAAAIERTLPLRQEHDASTVIERRRDYVYRLALAIVSNPDTAQDVAQEVLLRISKNRNTLRDEQAEIAWARKICVRCAVDALKVRKYEDLSDVHEDTNNLERPIHVADVLRRLPEESQAILALAYFEQLSYREMAEALGVPEGTVASRLNTAKAQFKKLWEES, encoded by the coding sequence ATGGACGCCGAGGCCGCCGCTATCGAACGCACACTACCCCTCCGCCAAGAACACGATGCCAGTACCGTGATCGAGCGCAGACGGGACTACGTATACAGGCTTGCCCTCGCCATCGTTTCGAACCCGGACACGGCGCAGGACGTCGCCCAGGAGGTTCTCTTGCGCATCAGCAAGAACCGGAACACTCTGCGTGACGAGCAGGCTGAGATCGCTTGGGCGCGGAAGATCTGTGTCCGGTGTGCCGTCGATGCGCTGAAGGTGCGCAAGTACGAGGACCTTTCGGATGTTCATGAAGATACGAACAACCTTGAGCGGCCCATCCACGTTGCCGACGTGCTGAGACGGCTCCCCGAAGAGAGTCAAGCCATCCTCGCCCTTGCCTACTTCGAGCAGCTCAGCTATCGGGAGATGGCGGAGGCACTGGGGGTGCCTGAAGGAACCGTTGCCTCGCGTCTGAACACCGCAAAAGCCCAGTTTAAGAAGCTGTGGGAGGAATCCTGA
- a CDS encoding FAD-binding protein produces the protein MSRLLMIANDPAEAMQGAGFAQKLGLPWDLLLLTGSSAADLGAEKVLNAGFSDVPAADALASGLKGQAGGYTHIASVSSMASKDVLARLAGLLEASMVTDVIALESPTVFKRPIVAGSLIQTVEVLHTPVVLTVRPAGFPASAGAGSSASESVSLNGTGSTQRIERSAKAGGRPDLTQAKVVVSGGRPLKDAETYEKLIGGLADILGGAAGATRAAVDSGIAANELQVGQTGKVVAPDLYIAAGISGSTQHMAGIKDSKIIVAINKDPDAPIFEFADLGIVADLYDAVPELMQKLRS, from the coding sequence ATGAGCAGACTTCTGATGATCGCAAACGATCCGGCTGAGGCGATGCAGGGCGCAGGCTTTGCCCAAAAACTTGGCCTGCCGTGGGATTTGCTTTTGCTGACCGGTTCCAGCGCTGCCGATCTTGGTGCTGAGAAGGTTTTAAATGCAGGCTTCAGCGACGTGCCCGCAGCCGACGCTTTGGCCTCTGGCCTGAAAGGTCAGGCGGGCGGATACACACACATCGCCTCAGTGTCGTCGATGGCATCGAAGGATGTTTTGGCCCGGCTTGCTGGCTTGCTCGAAGCTTCGATGGTGACTGACGTCATTGCTCTCGAATCACCGACCGTCTTCAAACGACCCATCGTTGCGGGTTCGCTCATCCAAACGGTTGAGGTCTTGCACACGCCAGTGGTTCTGACTGTGCGTCCGGCAGGCTTTCCGGCCTCAGCGGGCGCGGGAAGCTCCGCCAGCGAATCGGTGAGCTTGAACGGTACAGGCAGCACCCAAAGAATTGAACGCAGCGCGAAGGCGGGAGGCCGCCCAGACCTGACGCAGGCCAAGGTCGTTGTGAGCGGTGGACGGCCCCTCAAGGACGCGGAAACGTACGAGAAGCTGATTGGCGGGCTTGCCGATATCCTCGGTGGCGCGGCTGGTGCGACAAGAGCGGCTGTCGATAGCGGTATTGCCGCAAACGAGCTTCAAGTTGGGCAGACCGGAAAGGTCGTCGCCCCGGACTTGTACATTGCTGCCGGGATCTCCGGGTCGACGCAGCACATGGCCGGTATTAAAGACTCCAAGATCATCGTCGCGATCAACAAAGACCCCGACGCTCCGATCTTCGAGTTTGCCGATCTGGGCATTGTGGCGGACCTTTACGACGCGGTTCCTGAGCTGATGCAGAAGCTGAGATCGTGA
- a CDS encoding metalloregulator ArsR/SmtB family transcription factor has translation MANIFEELGEESRRRILYCLVEGPKNVGEIVDEAGLRQPNVSNHLGRMRAKGIVSSRKVGREVFYSLCSADITETVRMAVISPSSGDVHIDEEQSVKDYARYGVNGDKAGCERVVDEYLRANMSLADIYHNLLCPAMELVGVWYQVEAIDEGQEHLASSITERLMSHIISQRPPIKRSANVAVLGCAPDNWHVIGLRMIGDILRQHGWNTYFLGANVPQRSFLRAVERHRPNLVLISASTLGTEERVEKLVSSISGLRSKNFPFSICGGGRLVVESPERYCRQGLDLWACDIKEFSTKLLPAIEKHGL, from the coding sequence ATGGCAAACATCTTCGAGGAACTGGGGGAAGAGTCGAGACGGCGCATCCTGTATTGTCTCGTCGAAGGCCCTAAGAACGTCGGAGAGATTGTCGACGAGGCGGGCCTTCGACAGCCCAATGTCTCCAACCACCTTGGAAGAATGCGTGCCAAAGGGATCGTCTCCTCACGCAAAGTCGGACGCGAAGTCTTCTACTCGCTTTGCTCGGCGGATATCACAGAAACAGTTCGCATGGCGGTCATTTCCCCTTCCAGCGGGGATGTCCACATCGACGAAGAGCAGAGCGTCAAGGATTACGCCCGTTACGGCGTCAACGGCGATAAAGCTGGCTGCGAGCGCGTCGTCGATGAATACTTGCGGGCGAACATGTCGCTCGCCGACATATACCACAACCTCCTATGCCCAGCTATGGAGCTCGTCGGCGTTTGGTATCAAGTCGAAGCCATTGATGAAGGACAGGAGCATCTCGCATCCTCCATCACCGAACGCTTGATGTCGCACATCATTTCGCAAAGACCGCCCATCAAGAGATCGGCGAATGTAGCAGTCCTTGGCTGCGCCCCGGACAACTGGCACGTCATTGGACTGCGGATGATCGGTGACATTCTCCGACAACATGGCTGGAACACCTACTTCCTAGGCGCAAACGTTCCCCAAAGATCGTTCCTGAGAGCCGTCGAACGTCATCGCCCGAATCTTGTGCTCATCAGTGCCTCGACACTCGGAACAGAAGAGCGAGTGGAAAAGCTTGTTAGCTCGATTTCGGGACTGCGCTCAAAGAACTTTCCCTTCTCTATTTGTGGAGGAGGAAGGCTCGTCGTCGAGTCCCCAGAGCGATACTGCCGCCAGGGTCTCGATCTTTGGGCGTGCGACATCAAAGAGTTTTCAACGAAGTTGCTTCCGGCTATCGAGAAGCACGGGCTGTAA
- a CDS encoding acyl-CoA dehydrogenase family protein — MRCLSVEDCTFMEIHLSAEESAFLDSVRKFVESDVWPCTRDWEEKALFPSDIWTRLGSLGLLSMTLPKELGGKGYSCVTYAEACRELAKGDPALAMNVAAVNALCVAHFIDFASQEQRDAYLPGIVKGDIKLAWGLTEPDAGSDARRVKTMATPIADKPGYYHLNGEKMFITNGGVADMIIMIARTSEKELSAFFMETNQPGFELIGRIPTVGVRASWTAHFKLNNAVGWHTPCTFEQAIGLLYRGRIGIAGMALGIAERAFELCVNYSKNREQFNRRLCDMQSVQNMIADSAMEIEASSLLLHKAATMYDKGLPVVKEASFAKLYASETSNRVTNRAIQIHGGRGMVPEYLVEKLWRDAKLTEIGEGCSEIQRMVIAKQVIR, encoded by the coding sequence TTGCGTTGTCTCAGCGTCGAGGATTGCACCTTTATGGAGATTCATCTTTCTGCCGAGGAATCGGCCTTTCTTGATAGTGTTCGTAAATTCGTCGAGAGTGATGTTTGGCCCTGCACTCGGGATTGGGAAGAGAAAGCCCTTTTCCCGTCCGATATCTGGACCAGACTCGGCTCGCTCGGTTTGCTCTCGATGACCTTGCCGAAAGAGTTGGGGGGCAAGGGCTACTCGTGCGTTACCTATGCTGAAGCATGTCGTGAGCTTGCCAAGGGCGATCCTGCCCTTGCGATGAATGTCGCGGCTGTCAACGCTTTGTGTGTGGCTCACTTTATCGACTTTGCCAGCCAGGAGCAACGCGACGCCTACCTTCCCGGCATCGTCAAGGGCGATATCAAGCTCGCCTGGGGATTGACCGAGCCGGATGCGGGTTCGGATGCGCGCCGAGTAAAGACGATGGCGACCCCGATCGCCGACAAGCCCGGCTATTACCACCTCAACGGCGAGAAGATGTTCATCACCAACGGGGGAGTTGCCGACATGATCATCATGATCGCCCGCACCTCCGAGAAGGAGCTTTCGGCGTTCTTTATGGAGACGAATCAGCCCGGATTTGAGCTGATCGGGCGCATCCCGACGGTGGGTGTGAGAGCATCTTGGACAGCCCACTTCAAGCTGAACAACGCGGTGGGCTGGCACACTCCTTGCACCTTCGAGCAAGCGATCGGTCTGCTTTATCGCGGACGCATTGGCATTGCCGGCATGGCGCTCGGCATCGCCGAGAGAGCGTTCGAGCTTTGTGTGAACTACTCGAAGAACCGCGAACAGTTCAATCGAAGGCTTTGCGATATGCAGTCGGTACAGAACATGATCGCCGACAGCGCTATGGAGATTGAGGCTTCGAGCTTGCTGCTCCACAAGGCGGCGACGATGTACGACAAGGGTCTTCCCGTGGTCAAGGAAGCTTCCTTTGCGAAGCTGTATGCCAGTGAGACCTCGAACCGGGTCACAAACCGCGCGATTCAGATTCACGGTGGGCGCGGCATGGTTCCTGAGTACCTGGTTGAGAAGCTTTGGCGTGATGCCAAGCTGACCGAGATCGGAGAAGGTTGCAGCGAAATTCAGCGTATGGTAATCGCGAAGCAGGTTATCCGTTAA
- a CDS encoding HAD family hydrolase: MRPQLVIFDCDGVLVDSEPIANRVFAELIRENGWPITLEETIQRFVGRSLPSCITEIEAHLGRQLPAEFGEQYHDRVCQAFVTELRAVHGVREAILSLDCSFCVASSSGHVKLRHTLNTVGLLPLFEGRIFSSEDVVHGKPAPDLFLYAAQRMGFEPESCVVVEDSEAGVQAGIAAGMRVLAYRGYADPMRLSALGATPFDDMGELAQLLAQDA; the protein is encoded by the coding sequence ATGAGACCACAACTCGTCATCTTTGACTGTGATGGCGTTCTCGTCGACTCTGAGCCGATTGCAAACCGAGTCTTTGCCGAACTCATTCGCGAAAACGGCTGGCCGATTACCCTTGAGGAGACGATTCAGCGCTTTGTAGGGCGGTCGTTGCCTTCTTGCATTACTGAGATTGAGGCCCACCTTGGTCGGCAGCTGCCTGCCGAGTTTGGCGAGCAATATCATGACCGCGTTTGCCAGGCCTTTGTGACGGAGTTGCGAGCGGTCCACGGCGTACGGGAGGCTATCTTAAGCCTTGATTGCTCTTTCTGCGTTGCCTCAAGCAGCGGGCATGTAAAGCTGCGGCATACGCTGAATACGGTTGGGCTGTTACCGTTGTTTGAAGGCCGAATCTTTAGCTCGGAGGATGTGGTGCACGGGAAGCCTGCTCCCGATCTTTTCCTTTATGCGGCGCAGCGGATGGGCTTTGAGCCGGAAAGTTGTGTTGTGGTGGAGGATTCTGAAGCCGGAGTGCAGGCGGGGATAGCGGCGGGAATGCGGGTTTTGGCCTATCGCGGCTATGCCGATCCGATGCGGCTGTCGGCGCTTGGGGCGACGCCCTTTGACGATATGGGCGAACTCGCGCAACTCCTTGCCCAGGACGCTTAG
- a CDS encoding aminotransferase class I/II-fold pyridoxal phosphate-dependent enzyme, translating to MNDEAIMENRYRDRSVLIHGKFKSEKWDFEDHILPPITTSVAFRLRSAQRGAQGFQQFANPELDRETIHPIYIYGRLDEPGQALLEETLAFAEKGETAVSFATGMAAISAAIGIHVKAGDHIAMHRTVYGCTFGFVTNWMARFGVDHTLSDFRDIEALKQSIKPETRVVYFETPCNPNLDLIDIEAVVEAVKEANEGRPKEERIVTILDNTFATPYCQRPLLLGIDFVVHSLTKNLGGFGADMGGVVIGPREKETDVLLFRKDFGGSLSPKAAWDVLVYGIPTLALRMERQQESAQQVAEFLSLHPKVKDVRYPGLESFPQYALAQKQMRDIDGDFAPGSLLYFELVGAPEKSYERAVKMINHIAENALSVTLAVSLGQIRTLIEHPASMTHSAIPPEEQIKGGIAPGGLRMSLGIEDVRDILSDLKEALDVV from the coding sequence ATGAATGACGAGGCAATCATGGAAAACCGATACCGAGACCGCTCAGTTTTAATCCACGGCAAGTTCAAAAGCGAGAAATGGGACTTCGAGGATCATATCCTTCCTCCGATCACCACTTCCGTCGCATTCCGGCTTCGAAGCGCTCAGCGTGGGGCTCAGGGATTCCAACAGTTTGCCAACCCGGAGCTCGACCGTGAGACCATTCACCCGATTTATATCTACGGGCGCCTCGATGAGCCTGGGCAAGCGCTTCTTGAGGAGACCTTGGCGTTTGCTGAGAAGGGTGAGACGGCGGTGAGCTTTGCGACAGGGATGGCGGCGATTAGCGCAGCGATTGGCATCCACGTGAAGGCGGGTGACCACATTGCCATGCATCGCACGGTTTATGGCTGTACGTTCGGCTTTGTCACGAACTGGATGGCACGGTTCGGAGTCGATCATACGCTCTCCGATTTTCGAGATATCGAGGCGCTGAAGCAGTCGATCAAGCCGGAAACTCGCGTCGTTTACTTCGAGACTCCGTGTAATCCGAACCTTGATCTAATTGACATCGAGGCGGTTGTGGAGGCGGTTAAGGAGGCGAATGAGGGTCGGCCAAAGGAGGAGAGGATTGTCACGATCCTTGACAACACTTTTGCGACACCTTACTGTCAGCGTCCCCTCTTGTTGGGTATCGATTTCGTTGTTCACAGTCTTACAAAGAACTTGGGCGGTTTTGGTGCAGATATGGGCGGGGTCGTTATTGGGCCGCGGGAGAAGGAGACGGATGTTTTGCTCTTCAGAAAGGACTTTGGCGGGTCGCTATCGCCCAAAGCGGCTTGGGACGTTTTGGTTTATGGCATCCCCACATTAGCGCTACGCATGGAGCGTCAGCAGGAGAGCGCGCAGCAGGTGGCTGAATTCCTTTCGCTGCATCCCAAAGTCAAGGATGTGCGCTATCCAGGGCTTGAGAGCTTCCCCCAATATGCGCTTGCCCAGAAGCAGATGCGCGATATCGATGGCGACTTTGCTCCTGGTTCGCTGCTGTACTTTGAGCTGGTTGGCGCACCGGAGAAATCGTATGAGCGGGCGGTGAAGATGATCAACCATATCGCGGAGAACGCGCTTTCGGTGACGCTTGCCGTGTCGTTGGGACAAATACGCACGCTGATCGAGCATCCAGCTTCGATGACGCACTCTGCCATTCCGCCAGAGGAGCAGATCAAGGGTGGCATCGCGCCTGGTGGTCTGCGGATGAGTTTGGGAATTGAAGATGTGCGGGATATTCTGAGCGATCTTAAAGAAGCGCTGGATGTTGTGTAA
- a CDS encoding helix-turn-helix domain-containing protein gives MRQRHLTGPNGLCRTEGIIEHERFDQSQITKALVSLGQESMIGDQQSIHKQAVRKAMEHIQRCSDRPLTVRSLAAIACFSPQHFQRIFASVTGESVMDHVRQKRIERAALQLVDTDLAVAEVANSAGYRTHEAFTRAFRSVYERSPSEFRTQASLCAYHRSNADPLAWLMGEVTSLAKLSTAISIQNPEERNIAMNTLTVDHEVDAIVEEIEVLKKKLSEAQRRRPSEDMPEYLFEDWDGNSITLAELFQGRDDMILVHNMGTSCPDCTLWADGFNGFTDHLNSRATFVLVSNDKPEIQKKFAEKRGWRFRMVSSHSTSFFKDLGFEKEDGFWPAVSTFKKDATGKVSRVGRAIFWPGDEYCAIWSLLDLLDGGTKGWEPKYDYS, from the coding sequence TTGAGACAGCGACACCTGACTGGCCCGAACGGCCTTTGCAGAACTGAGGGCATCATTGAACATGAGCGTTTCGATCAATCACAAATCACGAAAGCGCTTGTATCATTGGGGCAGGAATCGATGATAGGAGATCAGCAAAGCATCCATAAACAGGCCGTCCGCAAGGCAATGGAACACATTCAGCGCTGCAGTGACCGGCCGCTGACGGTGAGAAGCTTGGCAGCCATCGCCTGCTTTTCTCCTCAACACTTCCAGCGCATCTTCGCGTCTGTCACCGGCGAATCCGTTATGGACCACGTGCGACAGAAACGGATTGAGCGGGCGGCGCTCCAACTCGTAGATACCGACTTGGCGGTTGCTGAAGTTGCGAACTCAGCAGGCTACAGGACGCACGAGGCATTTACGCGCGCCTTCAGGAGCGTTTACGAACGGTCGCCAAGTGAGTTTCGCACTCAAGCAAGTCTTTGCGCGTATCACCGTTCCAACGCGGACCCGTTGGCATGGTTGATGGGCGAAGTCACGTCGCTCGCGAAGCTATCGACTGCGATATCCATTCAGAATCCGGAGGAAAGAAATATAGCTATGAATACATTGACAGTCGACCACGAAGTCGACGCCATCGTTGAAGAGATTGAAGTACTCAAGAAGAAGTTGTCGGAAGCTCAGCGCCGTCGCCCCAGCGAAGATATGCCGGAGTATCTCTTCGAAGATTGGGACGGGAATAGCATCACGCTCGCTGAGTTGTTCCAGGGCCGTGACGATATGATCCTTGTCCACAATATGGGCACGAGCTGCCCCGATTGCACACTCTGGGCAGATGGATTTAACGGATTCACGGACCACCTCAATAGCCGCGCGACGTTCGTTTTGGTGTCGAACGACAAGCCAGAAATCCAGAAGAAGTTTGCTGAAAAGCGCGGATGGAGATTCAGAATGGTCTCCTCTCACAGCACCTCGTTCTTCAAAGATCTCGGGTTCGAAAAGGAAGATGGATTTTGGCCGGCTGTGTCGACGTTTAAGAAGGACGCGACGGGCAAGGTTTCGCGAGTCGGGCGAGCGATCTTCTGGCCAGGAGACGAGTATTGTGCGATCTGGAGCCTTCTGGATCTGCTTGATGGCGGAACGAAGGGCTGGGAGCCAAAATACGATTACTCTTAG
- a CDS encoding electron transfer flavoprotein subunit beta/FixA family protein produces MKILVPVKRVIDPYAKVRALPDGSGIDTGSVKFEINPFDEIALEEAVRIREKDPSTEIVAVSVGGPECEDQLRKALAIGADKAILVETTSLLDSPGVAKELETIARELQPDIILMGKQATDDDCNQAGQMLAARLGWPQATFACKVEPGEGSVKVGRETDTGTETLEMPTPCVITTDLRLNEPRYVALPGIIKARSKPLEKRPAAHNATPLTRVLKVEAPPARTAGKKVGSVDELIGELKSKGVLA; encoded by the coding sequence ATGAAGATTTTAGTTCCCGTGAAGAGGGTCATTGACCCGTATGCCAAGGTCCGCGCGTTGCCCGACGGGTCCGGAATAGATACCGGCAGTGTCAAGTTTGAAATCAACCCGTTCGATGAGATCGCGCTTGAAGAGGCGGTTCGCATTCGAGAGAAAGACCCTTCGACTGAGATTGTCGCCGTCAGCGTGGGCGGGCCGGAGTGTGAGGATCAACTTCGCAAAGCATTGGCGATCGGGGCGGATAAGGCCATTCTTGTTGAAACGACTTCTCTGTTGGATTCTCCCGGAGTAGCCAAGGAGTTGGAGACCATCGCCCGCGAGCTTCAGCCGGACATCATCCTTATGGGCAAGCAGGCCACCGATGACGACTGCAATCAGGCGGGGCAGATGCTTGCGGCAAGGCTTGGTTGGCCCCAAGCGACCTTTGCTTGCAAGGTTGAGCCAGGTGAGGGTTCGGTCAAGGTGGGACGGGAGACCGACACCGGAACGGAGACGCTGGAGATGCCGACTCCGTGTGTGATCACCACTGATCTTCGCCTTAACGAGCCGCGTTATGTGGCGCTTCCCGGCATTATCAAGGCCCGTAGCAAGCCGCTCGAAAAGCGTCCGGCCGCCCACAACGCCACGCCGTTGACAAGAGTTTTGAAGGTGGAGGCGCCTCCTGCCAGGACGGCAGGGAAGAAGGTCGGCTCGGTTGACGAACTGATCGGTGAATTGAAATCGAAGGGGGTGTTGGCATGA
- a CDS encoding TlpA family protein disulfide reductase gives MRKGTGYIAAIVAGLIVVALPVIAQPKDDGYPAIVTEKTLYAKNDFRGKKAPKLEVEEWLTGKAPAMKGKVIFIDFWATWCGPCKALIPEMNEWAEKFKDDMVMIGISDEKSEVVSKFMEGTKMKYHVAIDTQKRTSKELGVQGIPHVMIITPDGIVRWQGFPGEKADKLTEEKLKQIIDTAKASK, from the coding sequence ATGAGAAAAGGAACTGGATACATCGCGGCGATTGTCGCCGGTTTAATCGTCGTTGCATTACCCGTAATCGCGCAGCCCAAAGACGACGGCTACCCTGCGATCGTGACCGAGAAGACGCTCTACGCCAAGAACGACTTTCGAGGCAAGAAAGCACCCAAGCTTGAGGTTGAGGAATGGCTCACCGGCAAAGCTCCGGCGATGAAGGGCAAGGTGATCTTCATTGATTTCTGGGCGACATGGTGCGGTCCGTGCAAAGCTCTCATCCCTGAGATGAACGAGTGGGCTGAGAAGTTCAAAGACGACATGGTGATGATCGGCATCAGCGACGAAAAGTCTGAAGTCGTCTCCAAGTTTATGGAGGGCACGAAGATGAAGTATCACGTGGCTATCGATACCCAGAAGCGAACGAGCAAAGAGCTTGGCGTTCAGGGCATCCCGCACGTGATGATCATCACACCGGACGGCATCGTTCGATGGCAGGGCTTCCCAGGCGAGAAGGCCGACAAGCTCACCGAGGAAAAGCTGAAGCAGATTATTGATACGGCGAAAGCTTCGAAGTAA
- the rpmE gene encoding 50S ribosomal protein L31, whose amino-acid sequence MKAGIHPTVYPVVFVDGDHEWTGISTQQTNNTKVIDGIEHYVVNVDISAFSHPFYTGQKRIVDTAGRYEKFMRRYGNQMQNQETPEKK is encoded by the coding sequence ATGAAGGCAGGAATCCACCCAACAGTCTATCCGGTCGTCTTTGTGGACGGCGATCATGAATGGACAGGCATTTCGACACAACAGACGAACAACACGAAAGTGATTGACGGAATTGAGCATTACGTGGTGAATGTCGATATCTCCGCCTTTAGCCACCCGTTCTATACGGGCCAGAAGCGCATCGTCGATACCGCAGGCCGGTACGAGAAGTTTATGCGCCGCTATGGCAACCAGATGCAGAACCAAGAAACACCCGAGAAAAAGTAA
- a CDS encoding trypsin-like peptidase domain-containing protein: MKKLGMSLSLLTCLLILGCGGRTEPERLDHEMITALGQAATVKIYSYGDITLTGPYDVKLRTSTSFNSYTFYTTQRTILDNRVSEDRSKGLVPDGMVDSEYAFRVLTKSPDDFLEPTLQSDEFEMKNRPYSEGSGVVVDPSGVILTNKHVVADGQIPADSIVLAVAQVVIKDLEDRYYLKPSSATRQNAIYAVAQWLSPQIKATVKFRSVRVLFPKKRPLEDLPEREEVTTSSLAEFFPSHEESIIQNTSEAKVLASGTIYPGKDVAVLKCEAKNLIAIELGDSSQVSAGANVYCFGFPGAAVDTGMRLRATYLCVIHDGRVGQIMPMEGNWNLIHMTAGIHHGDSGGPVLNDKGKLIGLNVAGKEDAPEQNYAIPIEVAKEFLKEAGVEPKPGKAAKEWREALLDFYSNDKNSAYDRLVKIDEMINGKLGPMKGTADQVRTMSENRYVHEKLVQAKQASKQ, translated from the coding sequence ATGAAGAAACTTGGCATGTCTTTGAGCTTGCTGACCTGCTTGCTAATATTGGGATGTGGTGGACGCACCGAACCTGAACGCTTAGATCACGAGATGATCACAGCGCTGGGGCAGGCCGCCACCGTAAAGATTTACTCCTATGGCGACATCACGTTGACTGGCCCCTATGACGTCAAGCTAAGAACATCCACGTCATTCAACTCTTACACCTTCTACACCACTCAAAGAACAATTCTCGATAATCGGGTTAGCGAAGACCGCTCAAAAGGTCTTGTTCCAGATGGAATGGTCGACTCCGAGTACGCATTCCGAGTACTCACAAAAAGCCCAGATGACTTCCTTGAACCGACGCTTCAGTCCGATGAATTCGAGATGAAAAATCGACCCTACTCGGAAGGGAGTGGCGTTGTTGTCGATCCCAGTGGTGTCATCCTCACGAATAAGCATGTTGTTGCCGATGGGCAGATTCCGGCCGATTCCATCGTCCTTGCCGTAGCCCAAGTCGTCATTAAGGACCTGGAGGATCGATATTATCTAAAACCAAGCTCAGCAACCAGGCAAAACGCGATCTACGCGGTCGCTCAATGGCTTAGCCCACAAATCAAGGCCACCGTGAAGTTCAGATCAGTCCGAGTGCTTTTTCCCAAGAAACGCCCCCTCGAAGATCTCCCTGAGCGTGAAGAAGTTACAACCTCCTCTTTGGCTGAATTCTTCCCGAGCCACGAAGAGTCGATTATCCAAAACACTTCCGAAGCCAAGGTCTTGGCAAGCGGGACGATCTATCCCGGAAAAGATGTCGCCGTTTTGAAGTGCGAGGCCAAGAACCTGATCGCCATAGAACTGGGCGATTCGAGTCAGGTGAGCGCCGGGGCAAACGTTTACTGTTTCGGCTTTCCCGGAGCCGCAGTTGATACGGGAATGCGTCTGCGTGCAACTTACCTGTGCGTCATTCACGATGGACGTGTCGGGCAGATCATGCCAATGGAAGGTAACTGGAACCTAATCCATATGACGGCAGGCATTCACCACGGAGATAGTGGCGGTCCAGTACTCAACGACAAGGGAAAGCTCATCGGGCTCAACGTCGCAGGAAAGGAGGACGCACCCGAACAAAACTACGCGATCCCGATTGAGGTTGCCAAAGAGTTCTTAAAAGAGGCAGGCGTAGAACCCAAACCAGGCAAGGCTGCAAAAGAATGGCGTGAAGCCCTGCTGGACTTCTATTCAAACGACAAGAACTCGGCTTACGACCGGCTAGTAAAGATCGACGAGATGATCAATGGCAAACTCGGGCCGATGAAAGGCACCGCCGACCAAGTACGTACGATGAGCGAGAATCGCTACGTTCACGAAAAGCTGGTCCAGGCAAAGCAAGCCAGCAAGCAGTAG